DNA sequence from the bacterium genome:
GGAGAAGTTTCAAGAGGGCAGCGATTTCATCGGGGATAGGGGAGAGCCCCAGTTTTGGGTGCCGAAAAGCCCTTACCAAGCCCTTGCCCAGATTTGGATGAAGTTGGACCAATTCATATATGCCTTAAACGACCACAGGGAGGAAGTGGAGGATTTGATGAAGGCAATAGACGATGCATATGACCCACTTTATGAGGAAATCATCGGTTCGGGGATGGTGAGGATTATAAATTTCGGGGAAAATATTCACGACCATCTTTTCTCTCCAGCTTATTTTGAAAAATACTTGATTCCCTTTTACGAAAAGCGTTCAGGTCAATTGAGGAAGGCGGGAATCTTCACTCACATCCATATAGATGGTTATTTCAAGAGCCTTTTGAAGTATCTCAAATATCTGCCATTTGATGGCTACGAAGCCCTGACTCCTTTGCCTCAAGGGGATGTGAGTTTGGAGGAAATAAAGGAGCATATAGGGGATAAGGTGCTCCTGGATGGTTTGCCAGCCGTCCTTTTCTCTCCCGAGATTTACCCTTCAAGAGAACCATTGGAGGAGTTCACGGAGAAGATAATAAAGATGTTTCACCCAAGGTTAGTTCTAGGGGTTTCCGATGAGGTGCCGGAAGGCGGAGGCGAGGAAGCCCTTGAGAGAGTTAGATGGGTGGCAAACTATTGCAAAAGCTTTAGGAAGTGAAATTTTAAATCCTTGCAAACGGGGGAAGAAGTTTTCAAAATTGGTCCGAGGAAGAATCTCAAAGTGCACATGATGTGTGTTCTTCTCCCGATGAATAATTTCCTTGCTTAATTTTCTCTGAACTCTTTATAATTAATAAACTATGGTGATAGACGCTCATCTCCACTTGCGAGACGATGTTTATGTAGGAGAGGAAGGCACTCCCGAGAACCTCGTCAAAATGATGGACGAGGTGGGGGTTAATAAGGCTGTCCTCCTACGACTCTATGTTCCCGCAAGAAAAGCCATGGAGGAACTTCAAGATGCGAGGAGTAAATATCCCAGTAGATTTATCCCTTTCTTCTACGCCCTTCCTGACTTTGTTGAACCGACGCTTAAATTAACGGAAGAAGCGATCAAGAAACGAGGCTTTAAGGGGATTAAAATGCACGCTGGAATTTGTCGCCTTGAGAGTTATATCGTTGACCCCGTCTTCGCTTTGGCGAGCGAGTTAGATGTTCCCCTCCTAATAGACCCGGCGGGCGATTACCAAAATACGGAGAGGCTAGCGAAATCTTTCCCCAAAGCGAAGATAATCGTAGCCCATTTAGGTTATTATCTCTGTTCCGATGGCGACCTCGTTGACCGTTTCATTAACTTAGCAAAAGATTATCCCAATCTTTACCTTGACATCAGCGGAGTTCTATTGGTTGATAAAATTGAGAAGGCGATTTCTGAGGTTGGGTATGAGAGGGTAATCTGGGGAACGGATGGACCGAGTAATCAGCCAGACCCTGTTTCATTCACAAGGAAAGAGATGGAGAAGGTGTTAAAGCTTGAAATAGAGGAAAGGAAGAAGAAAGCGATTTTAGGAGAGAACATCGCCAATCTTTTAGGAATAGAAAACGATGAATGAAGAGAGGTGTTGCCGATGGAGATAATAGATGTAAATGTTCAATGGGGTTTTTACCCCTTAGCGATGATTGACGCCAGTCCTCAGAGGGTTTCCAATTTATTAAAGGAAGCGGGAATAAGCAAAGGCTTGGCGATTTCCTTTAAATCTTCGTTCTTATCCTATAGGGAAGGGAATAGGGAAACGCTCTATATATCTCAGCAAAATCCTTTTTTCCTTCCTGTTTTCGCCGTAGACCCAAGGGATTATCCGAGGTGTATGAAGGAAATAGAGGAAGCGAAAGAGAAGGGCTTCATTGCCCTTCGTCTATTCCGCAGGCACTCTGAGAACGGAACTGTCTTGAAAGAGATATTCCGTTCTGCTGCTAAGCTATCCCTTCCCATCCTATGCGATTTCGTTCCTCTTGTTTTGGATATAACTCCTTTGCCTCCCGTAGTTCTCCTTGAGATACCGCTTGAGGAGCTTGGGGAAGCTTTTTACCTCCTTGAAAGGGAAGAAGTATACATAGAATTCTCTCCTTTTCTAATTGGCTCGGGAAGGGCAAGCGATAATTTGAAGGGCAAACTTCTTTTCGGCTCCCGCCTTCCCTTCCTTCCACCATTTCTACATTTGAAATTAATTGAAGAACAATTCCCTTCATCTGAGGATAGGGAGTTGATTTTGAGCCTAAATGCAAAGAAGATATT
Encoded proteins:
- a CDS encoding amidohydrolase, with the protein product MVIDAHLHLRDDVYVGEEGTPENLVKMMDEVGVNKAVLLRLYVPARKAMEELQDARSKYPSRFIPFFYALPDFVEPTLKLTEEAIKKRGFKGIKMHAGICRLESYIVDPVFALASELDVPLLIDPAGDYQNTERLAKSFPKAKIIVAHLGYYLCSDGDLVDRFINLAKDYPNLYLDISGVLLVDKIEKAISEVGYERVIWGTDGPSNQPDPVSFTRKEMEKVLKLEIEERKKKAILGENIANLLGIENDE